In Pseudoxanthobacter soli DSM 19599, the following are encoded in one genomic region:
- a CDS encoding ABC transporter substrate-binding protein, giving the protein MINRRSLLQIAAGGAVVSAFGLRPAFADLPKLKEKATYKVGFAQTESNNPWRLQQTKSMQDEAKKRGWQLVYTDAAGSAAKQVADVRSMIAQKVDVILLAPREERPLIPAVMEAKKAGIPLFLIDRGVDPSLAQAGKDYVAFIGSDFVQEGRQAAEVLTKAMNGQAKIIELVGTVGSSPANDRAKGFADYIKDYPGMQVVASQSGDFVRDKGRQVFETLYQAHPEATALYSHNDEMTMGAIAAMEAAGKVPGKDLIIASIDGTKDAAQAVMDGKILVVVECNPNFGPAAFEAIEKYGKGEHIPPHVVNKDRVLTKENIESYLPEAY; this is encoded by the coding sequence ATGATCAATCGCCGTTCTTTGTTGCAGATTGCCGCGGGTGGCGCGGTTGTGAGTGCGTTCGGTCTGCGGCCTGCGTTCGCGGACCTGCCGAAGCTGAAGGAGAAGGCCACCTACAAGGTCGGCTTCGCCCAGACCGAGAGCAACAACCCCTGGCGTCTGCAGCAGACCAAGAGCATGCAGGACGAGGCCAAGAAGCGCGGCTGGCAGCTCGTCTACACCGACGCCGCCGGTTCTGCCGCCAAGCAGGTGGCCGACGTCCGTTCCATGATCGCCCAGAAGGTCGACGTCATCCTGCTCGCCCCGCGTGAGGAGCGTCCGCTGATTCCGGCGGTGATGGAAGCGAAGAAGGCCGGGATCCCGCTGTTCCTGATCGACCGCGGCGTCGATCCCAGCCTCGCGCAGGCCGGCAAGGACTATGTCGCCTTCATCGGTTCCGACTTCGTCCAGGAGGGCCGCCAGGCCGCCGAGGTGCTGACCAAGGCGATGAACGGCCAGGCCAAGATCATCGAACTCGTCGGTACCGTGGGCTCCTCGCCCGCCAACGACCGTGCCAAGGGCTTCGCCGATTACATCAAGGACTATCCGGGAATGCAGGTCGTCGCATCCCAGTCCGGCGACTTCGTGCGCGACAAGGGCCGCCAGGTGTTCGAGACGCTCTACCAGGCGCATCCGGAGGCCACCGCGCTCTACTCGCACAACGACGAGATGACGATGGGCGCGATCGCGGCCATGGAAGCGGCGGGCAAGGTGCCGGGCAAGGACCTGATCATCGCCTCGATCGACGGCACCAAGGATGCGGCGCAGGCCGTCATGGACGGCAAGATCCTCGTCGTCGTCGAATGCAATCCGAACTTCGGTCCGGCCGCGTTCGAGGCGATCGAGAAGTACGGCAAGGGCGAGCATATCCCGCCGCATGTCGTCAACAAGGACCGCGTGCTCACCAAGGAAAACATCGAGTCCTACCTCCCCGAGGCGTACTGA
- a CDS encoding MaoC family dehydratase, whose translation MKSMHAEIGDTVRFSKTVAEADVYLYAGITGDFSGNHVNEEFMKNSIYGHRIAHGALVVGFMSTASTLMVDRSLSQGIDSTPVSLGYDRVRFLNPVFFGDTINVTYAIKEVDTERRRTRARVDVHNQNGTLVAVAEHLLKWVKNETAESEAA comes from the coding sequence ATGAAATCGATGCATGCGGAGATCGGCGATACGGTCCGCTTTTCCAAGACCGTGGCGGAGGCCGACGTCTATCTCTACGCGGGGATCACCGGCGACTTCTCGGGCAACCACGTGAACGAGGAGTTCATGAAGAACTCCATCTACGGTCACCGCATCGCCCATGGCGCCCTGGTGGTCGGGTTCATGTCGACCGCCTCGACGCTGATGGTGGACCGCAGCCTTTCGCAGGGCATCGATTCCACGCCGGTTTCGCTGGGCTATGACCGCGTGCGCTTCCTCAATCCGGTCTTCTTCGGCGACACGATCAACGTCACCTACGCCATCAAGGAGGTCGATACCGAGCGCCGCCGCACGCGGGCGCGGGTCGACGTTCACAACCAGAACGGAACGCTTGTCGCGGTCGCCGAGCACCTGCTGAAGTGGGTGAAGAACGAGACTGCCGAGAGCGAGGCCGCCTGA
- a CDS encoding aldose epimerase family protein gives MTIVREDFGVHKGQKVDIYSIENSNGLKARVITYGARLVEMHTPGRDGTFADVVLGFDTLEAYEATDTFFGATCGHYGNRIKDGTFELDGATVRLSRNEGENHLHGGVAGFDKVVWAAYADERENSVTFTHVVADGCEGYPGNLVVKAKYTLLDDDRLLIEMSGFTDRPTILNMVHHSYWNVAGHANGPVTAQVLTVDADFYTPVDEDLLATGEVRSVAGTPFDFRSEKAIGADIDNIPSVGVGHLVGGGYDHNWVLRDFGPGLRSVATLRDPASGRGFTLRSTEPGVQIYTGGYLTERMIGKGDRPYQTYSGLTFETQKFPGSPNFAHFPSSRLNPGEVYSHLMEFQFFANR, from the coding sequence ATGACGATCGTTCGGGAAGACTTCGGCGTCCACAAGGGGCAGAAGGTAGACATCTATTCGATCGAGAACAGCAACGGCCTGAAGGCACGCGTCATCACCTACGGCGCGCGCCTCGTCGAGATGCACACGCCGGGGCGGGACGGCACGTTCGCCGATGTCGTGCTCGGCTTCGACACGCTGGAAGCCTACGAGGCAACCGATACGTTCTTCGGTGCGACCTGCGGCCATTACGGCAACCGCATCAAGGACGGGACGTTCGAACTCGACGGCGCGACGGTCCGCCTCTCGCGCAACGAGGGCGAGAATCACCTGCATGGTGGCGTCGCCGGCTTCGACAAGGTGGTGTGGGCCGCCTACGCGGACGAGCGCGAAAATTCCGTGACTTTCACCCACGTGGTCGCGGACGGATGCGAGGGCTATCCCGGCAACCTCGTGGTCAAGGCGAAATACACCCTTCTCGACGACGACCGCCTGCTGATCGAGATGTCGGGCTTCACCGATCGGCCGACGATCCTGAACATGGTCCACCACTCCTACTGGAACGTGGCCGGCCACGCGAACGGTCCCGTTACGGCGCAGGTGCTGACGGTCGACGCCGACTTCTATACTCCGGTCGACGAGGACCTCCTCGCCACGGGCGAAGTCCGAAGCGTGGCCGGCACGCCGTTCGACTTCCGCTCGGAGAAGGCGATCGGCGCGGACATCGACAATATTCCGAGCGTGGGCGTCGGCCACCTCGTCGGCGGCGGCTACGACCACAACTGGGTGCTGCGCGATTTCGGGCCGGGACTGCGGTCGGTCGCTACGCTGCGCGATCCGGCATCCGGGCGCGGCTTCACGCTGCGTTCGACCGAGCCGGGCGTGCAGATCTATACCGGCGGCTATCTCACCGAGCGCATGATCGGCAAAGGCGACAGGCCCTACCAGACCTATTCCGGCCTGACGTTCGAAACGCAGAAATTTCCGGGGTCGCCGAACTTCGCCCATTTCCCGTCTTCCAGATTGAACCCCGGCGAGGTCTATAGCCACCTGATGGAGTTCCAGTTCTTCGCTAACCGTTAA
- a CDS encoding GMC family oxidoreductase: MAREEFDYIVVGGGSSGCVAAAQLVTKGNHRVLLLEGGHSHHHPLLDMPPGIFKMINGSKYMTYHTTVPQPHLDGRAHDIPQGNVLGGGSSVNAQVYIRGRASDYDAWNDILRGNNDGADWSWGAVLRHFRGMEGNNRFNNDAHGTEGPLLVSDPGHVDALSRWFVQAVQALNEPFNPDFNGATQRGVGFYQFMNRHGKRSSAAYAFIEPLKDDPRLTVRLNAQVQRILIENGAAVGVAYRKDGVERIAHARGEIIVSAGALVSPKLLMLSGIGPAGHLAEHGIDCLVDLPGVGSNLVDHPEVPITGTTKGPYGYFRQGEGWRMIRNGLQFKLFGSGPITTAGVEAGAFVNPLDPDAPPSIQAFCVPIVYLDRDTRASMKDTYGLTITTVVVKPKSRGYVKLRSADPAAMPLVSPNLLKDEDDMRQMMAGQRFFLRAFQTEPLASRIDRIALPADPNPDDEAIRTHCKRFVKTNYHPAGTCKMGADSDPMAVLDARMRVRGVDNLRVCDMSSVPDINAGNTNAPAMMLGDRCADFILTESRTRVAAALS; encoded by the coding sequence ATGGCCCGGGAGGAGTTCGACTACATCGTCGTCGGCGGCGGATCGTCAGGCTGCGTCGCCGCCGCGCAACTCGTGACGAAGGGCAATCATCGCGTCCTGCTGCTGGAAGGGGGCCATTCGCACCATCACCCGCTGCTCGACATGCCGCCCGGCATCTTCAAGATGATCAACGGCAGCAAGTACATGACCTATCATACGACCGTTCCCCAGCCGCATCTGGACGGTCGTGCCCACGACATTCCCCAGGGGAACGTGCTGGGCGGCGGCTCGTCGGTGAATGCCCAGGTCTATATCCGCGGCCGCGCTTCCGATTACGATGCCTGGAACGACATCCTGCGCGGAAACAACGACGGCGCCGACTGGAGCTGGGGCGCCGTGCTCCGGCACTTCAGGGGCATGGAGGGCAACAACCGCTTCAACAACGACGCGCACGGCACGGAGGGGCCGCTTCTCGTGTCCGATCCCGGTCACGTCGATGCCCTGTCGCGCTGGTTCGTGCAGGCCGTGCAGGCCCTCAACGAGCCGTTCAATCCGGACTTCAACGGCGCCACCCAGCGCGGGGTGGGCTTTTACCAGTTCATGAACCGCCACGGAAAGCGCAGCAGCGCTGCCTATGCCTTCATCGAACCGCTGAAGGACGATCCGCGCCTCACGGTGCGGCTCAATGCGCAGGTCCAGCGCATCCTGATCGAGAACGGCGCGGCCGTGGGTGTCGCCTATCGCAAGGACGGCGTGGAGCGGATCGCCCATGCGCGCGGCGAGATCATCGTCAGCGCGGGGGCGCTGGTCAGTCCCAAGCTTCTCATGCTCTCCGGCATCGGTCCGGCGGGGCATCTGGCCGAGCACGGCATCGACTGCCTCGTCGACCTGCCTGGCGTCGGTAGCAATCTCGTCGATCATCCGGAAGTACCGATCACCGGCACCACCAAGGGGCCCTACGGCTATTTCAGGCAGGGCGAGGGCTGGCGGATGATCAGGAACGGCCTCCAGTTCAAGCTGTTCGGCTCAGGCCCGATCACTACGGCGGGCGTCGAGGCGGGCGCGTTCGTCAATCCGCTCGATCCCGACGCGCCGCCGAGCATTCAGGCGTTCTGCGTGCCGATCGTCTATCTCGACCGCGACACGCGCGCGTCGATGAAGGACACCTACGGGCTCACCATCACCACGGTGGTGGTGAAGCCGAAGTCGCGCGGCTACGTCAAGCTGAGGTCGGCCGATCCTGCGGCGATGCCGCTGGTGTCACCGAACCTGCTCAAGGACGAGGACGACATGCGGCAGATGATGGCCGGCCAGCGCTTCTTCCTGCGGGCGTTCCAGACCGAGCCGCTCGCCAGCCGGATCGACCGCATCGCCCTGCCAGCGGACCCAAACCCGGACGACGAGGCGATCCGCACGCACTGCAAGCGCTTCGTGAAGACCAACTACCATCCGGCCGGCACCTGCAAGATGGGAGCCGACAGCGATCCGATGGCCGTGCTGGACGCCCGTATGCGCGTGCGCGGCGTCGACAATCTTCGGGTATGCGACATGTCTTCGGTGCCCGATATCAACGCCGGCAACACCAACGCCCCGGCCATGATGCTGGGCGACCGCTGCGCGGACTTCATCCTGACCGAGAGCCGCACCCGAGTGGCCGCGGCGCTGAGCTGA
- a CDS encoding FCD domain-containing protein — MSRERVPDGQAARAGDRRAADAVVAEIERDIADGALENGAPLPPERDLMGRFGMSRTVVREAIATLTTRGLLDSKPRHRPIVRRPGYDAAFSAVGGVVTHLLRQENGVKTLYDVRIFLEASLVRHAALHARKDDIAALREALEQNRLAVNDPVAFDNTDVAFHAVFYRIPGNPVFPAVHRAFVDWLFEHWQTMTRSAAQNLVYHEDHRTIFDAVINRDPDAAEKALLSHLNKAWETVRGTF, encoded by the coding sequence ATGTCGCGCGAGAGAGTGCCGGATGGACAGGCTGCCCGCGCGGGCGACCGCCGGGCCGCGGATGCCGTCGTGGCCGAGATCGAGCGGGACATCGCCGACGGCGCGCTTGAGAACGGCGCTCCGCTGCCGCCGGAGCGCGACCTGATGGGGCGCTTCGGCATGAGCCGGACCGTCGTGCGCGAGGCCATCGCGACGCTGACGACGCGCGGCCTGCTCGACAGCAAGCCGCGCCATCGTCCCATCGTGCGCCGGCCCGGATACGATGCCGCCTTCTCGGCGGTCGGCGGCGTCGTCACCCATCTCCTGCGGCAGGAGAACGGGGTGAAGACGCTCTACGACGTGCGCATCTTCCTTGAGGCATCGCTGGTGCGCCATGCCGCGCTCCATGCCCGCAAGGACGACATCGCGGCGCTGCGCGAGGCGCTCGAACAGAACCGGCTCGCGGTGAACGATCCGGTGGCGTTCGACAATACCGACGTCGCGTTCCACGCGGTGTTCTATCGCATTCCCGGCAACCCGGTGTTTCCGGCCGTGCACCGCGCCTTCGTCGACTGGCTGTTCGAGCACTGGCAAACCATGACGCGCTCTGCCGCGCAGAATCTCGTCTACCACGAGGATCACAGGACGATCTTCGACGCGGTGATCAATCGCGATCCGGACGCAGCGGAAAAGGCGCTGCTGTCGCACCTGAACAAGGCATGGGAGACGGTGCGGGGCACGTTCTGA
- a CDS encoding mandelate racemase/muconate lactonizing enzyme family protein encodes MESRQIIRDVEARVFRIPLEEPMQDARHGLQTYFELVTAEITCEGGQSGIGYSYTIGTGGHATRAMIDHDLAPMLVGRDADEIDTLYDEMQSRLHYVGRGGIASFAISAIDIALWDLRGRVRGLPLWKMAGGAGKTPLTYRGGVDLNYPLEKLVDSVGGYLDQGFTAIKIKVGKPDLAEDVARLRAVRERIGPSNKLMVDGNFGYDLERATAAARAFEPFDLVWFEEPMEPDDFAGYGLLAKATTVPLAMGENLHTEQEFRHAFAYSSLSFIQPDASNCGGVTGFLRVAKLAEAKNIPVCSHGMQELHVSLVPAVPNAGWLEVHAFQIDRYTHRPLVVENGRAVAPDEPGCGVNFDWDRLEAADAALRKAL; translated from the coding sequence ATGGAAAGCCGACAGATCATCCGCGACGTCGAGGCGCGCGTGTTCCGCATACCGCTCGAGGAGCCGATGCAGGATGCGCGGCACGGCCTGCAGACCTATTTCGAACTGGTGACGGCGGAAATCACCTGCGAGGGCGGGCAGTCGGGCATCGGCTATTCCTACACGATCGGAACCGGCGGCCATGCCACCAGAGCGATGATCGACCATGATCTGGCGCCGATGCTGGTCGGCCGCGACGCCGACGAGATCGATACGCTCTATGACGAGATGCAGTCGCGCCTGCACTATGTCGGCCGCGGCGGTATCGCCTCGTTCGCGATCTCGGCCATCGACATCGCGCTGTGGGATCTTCGCGGCCGGGTACGCGGCCTTCCGCTGTGGAAGATGGCGGGCGGCGCTGGCAAGACGCCCCTCACCTATCGCGGCGGTGTCGACCTGAACTATCCGCTGGAGAAGCTGGTCGACAGCGTCGGCGGCTATCTCGACCAGGGCTTCACGGCCATCAAGATCAAGGTCGGCAAGCCCGATCTCGCCGAGGACGTGGCGCGTCTGCGCGCCGTGCGCGAGCGTATCGGTCCGTCGAACAAGCTGATGGTCGACGGCAATTTCGGCTACGATCTTGAGCGCGCCACCGCCGCCGCGCGGGCCTTCGAGCCGTTCGATCTGGTCTGGTTCGAGGAGCCGATGGAGCCCGACGATTTCGCCGGCTACGGTCTTCTGGCCAAGGCGACCACCGTGCCGCTGGCCATGGGTGAAAACCTGCATACCGAACAGGAATTCAGGCACGCCTTCGCCTACTCCTCGCTGTCTTTTATCCAGCCCGATGCCTCCAATTGCGGCGGCGTGACCGGCTTCCTGCGGGTGGCGAAGCTGGCCGAGGCGAAGAACATCCCGGTGTGCAGTCACGGCATGCAGGAGCTGCACGTCAGCCTCGTGCCGGCGGTGCCGAATGCCGGCTGGCTGGAAGTCCACGCGTTCCAGATCGACCGCTACACCCACCGTCCTCTCGTCGTCGAGAACGGCCGGGCGGTGGCACCGGACGAGCCCGGCTGCGGGGTGAACTTCGACTGGGACCGCCTCGAAGCCGCAGACGCTGCCCTGCGGAAGGCGCTGTAG
- a CDS encoding GMC family oxidoreductase → MGNVSSTDYIIVGAGSAGCVLANRLSADPSNRVTLLEAGGPDRSIFIHMPAGYFQLMRTGQIDWGYNSLPQPGLGGRRLHVPRGKVLGGSSSLNGMVYVRGDASDFDHWAQLGNRGWSYSDCLPYFRRSEQFSGPANPARGRDGPLKTTRNAIVHPLAKAFVEASKQHGLPYNDDFNSGADQEGVGPMDCTLADNRRYSSAVAYLRPALARPNLSVITRALVSRVLVEKGRAVGVEYVTGREKHTILADREVILAGGAVNSPQLLQLSGIGNPDALRAVGVTPIHDLRGVGRNLQDHPAFSVKQRCTQPISYYPMTKTLNAAVSLAQYALTKSGPAAGNGMEAMAFVRTRPGLAAPDIQYFLMFLMYEDSGRRILQEHGFMLYYTLQRPESRGSIMITSNDPGVAPGIDFNYFEREIDLVTMREAVKIARDIFAQPAFDPFRGGEYGPGPDVKTDRQIEEHLRNNAFSNYHLSGTCKMGRDADAVVDDQLRVHGLDGLRVVDASIMPTVVSGNTNAATIMIGEKGSDLILGHHTAELAESA, encoded by the coding sequence GTGGGTAATGTCAGCTCCACGGACTACATCATCGTCGGTGCGGGTTCCGCCGGGTGCGTGCTCGCGAACCGTCTGTCGGCCGATCCTTCCAACCGTGTGACGCTGCTGGAAGCGGGCGGCCCGGACCGAAGCATCTTCATTCACATGCCGGCCGGCTATTTCCAGCTCATGCGGACCGGCCAGATCGACTGGGGATACAACAGCCTGCCGCAGCCGGGCCTCGGCGGGCGGCGGCTTCACGTTCCGCGCGGCAAGGTGCTCGGCGGGTCGAGCTCGCTCAACGGCATGGTCTATGTCCGCGGCGACGCCTCGGATTTCGACCATTGGGCCCAACTCGGCAATCGAGGATGGTCCTATTCGGACTGTCTGCCCTATTTCCGCAGGTCCGAGCAGTTCAGCGGGCCCGCAAATCCCGCACGCGGCCGAGACGGTCCGCTGAAGACGACCCGCAACGCCATCGTGCATCCTCTGGCGAAAGCCTTCGTCGAGGCGAGCAAGCAACACGGCCTGCCCTACAATGACGACTTCAACAGCGGAGCCGACCAGGAGGGCGTCGGCCCGATGGACTGCACCCTGGCCGACAACCGGCGCTACAGCTCGGCCGTCGCCTACCTGCGGCCCGCGCTCGCGCGGCCGAACCTGTCGGTGATCACGCGTGCGCTCGTCTCGCGCGTCCTCGTCGAGAAGGGCCGGGCGGTCGGCGTCGAATACGTGACCGGCCGGGAGAAGCACACGATCCTCGCCGATCGTGAGGTCATCCTCGCCGGCGGCGCGGTGAACTCGCCGCAACTGTTGCAACTCTCCGGCATCGGAAACCCGGATGCGCTGCGCGCCGTCGGCGTGACCCCGATCCACGACTTGAGGGGCGTCGGCCGGAACCTGCAGGACCACCCGGCCTTCTCGGTGAAGCAACGCTGCACCCAGCCGATCTCCTACTATCCGATGACGAAGACGCTGAACGCGGCCGTCTCGCTCGCCCAGTACGCCTTGACGAAATCCGGCCCCGCCGCCGGCAACGGCATGGAGGCGATGGCGTTCGTCCGCACGCGTCCCGGCCTCGCCGCGCCGGACATCCAGTATTTCCTGATGTTCCTGATGTACGAGGACAGCGGCCGGCGCATCCTCCAGGAGCACGGCTTCATGCTGTACTACACCCTGCAGAGGCCGGAGAGCCGCGGCTCGATCATGATCACGTCGAACGACCCGGGCGTCGCGCCCGGCATCGACTTCAACTATTTCGAGCGGGAAATCGACCTCGTCACCATGCGCGAGGCGGTGAAGATCGCCCGGGATATCTTCGCCCAGCCGGCCTTCGATCCCTTCCGGGGCGGCGAGTACGGCCCCGGCCCGGATGTGAAGACCGACCGGCAGATCGAGGAGCACCTGCGCAACAACGCCTTCTCGAACTATCACCTCTCGGGCACGTGCAAGATGGGCCGCGACGCGGATGCCGTAGTCGACGACCAGCTCCGCGTTCACGGCCTCGACGGCCTGCGGGTGGTGGATGCCTCGATCATGCCGACGGTGGTGAGCGGAAACACCAATGCCGCCACGATCATGATCGGTGAGAAGGGTTCCGACCTGATCCTCGGGCACCACACCGCGGAACTGGCCGAGAGTGCGTGA